One genomic window of Rhodopirellula halodulae includes the following:
- a CDS encoding cob(I)yrinic acid a,c-diamide adenosyltransferase, with amino-acid sequence MKIYTRTGDSGTTGLFGGPRVAKDDSRIEAYGTVDELNASLGIIRAAIDLQTQQPCDESVQCGLSALDAKIVQVQHELFSIGAELASPHPDQFDLRVIGQPHIQRMEEWIDTAERDLPPLKQFILPGGSMVASQIHYSRAVCRRAERRVISLADAVQSETPISDSVIIYLNRLSDWLFVASRWVNQIAAVPEQIWEKP; translated from the coding sequence ATGAAAATTTACACCCGCACCGGAGACTCGGGGACCACTGGGTTGTTTGGTGGGCCTCGCGTTGCAAAGGATGACTCGCGGATCGAAGCCTACGGCACCGTGGACGAATTGAATGCGTCGCTGGGGATCATTCGTGCAGCGATCGATTTGCAAACGCAACAACCTTGTGATGAATCCGTCCAATGCGGCTTGTCGGCGTTGGATGCGAAGATCGTGCAAGTTCAACACGAGTTGTTTTCGATCGGTGCGGAACTCGCCTCGCCCCACCCAGACCAGTTCGATCTTCGCGTGATCGGCCAGCCCCACATTCAACGGATGGAAGAGTGGATCGATACTGCCGAACGAGACTTGCCACCACTGAAGCAATTCATCTTGCCGGGCGGATCGATGGTCGCGTCCCAGATCCATTACTCACGTGCGGTTTGCCGGCGAGCGGAACGTCGGGTGATCTCGCTGGCCGATGCCGTGCAATCCGAGACGCCGATCAGTGATTCAGTCATCATTTATCTGAATCGATTGAGCGATTGGTTGTTCGTCGCGTCGCGTTGGGTGAACCAAATTGCGGCTGTTCCCGAGCAAATCTGGGAAAAACCGTGA
- a CDS encoding bis(5'-nucleosyl)-tetraphosphatase, with product MTNSKPPSVCAGGVLLLTEETTPHFLLMRHPDRWDLPKGHCDEGEDFLTAAKRELEEETGLRADQCRFDPDFHFDLHYPVTYRKHPGQTFQKHVRYFLAFVPQVVKIKPTEHELSRWWTWSPPHQIQTQTIDPLLAAVATHLQTS from the coding sequence ATGACCAATTCAAAACCTCCATCCGTCTGCGCAGGCGGCGTCCTTCTCCTGACCGAAGAAACCACGCCCCACTTTCTCCTGATGCGTCACCCCGATCGCTGGGATTTGCCCAAGGGCCATTGCGACGAAGGCGAAGACTTTTTGACCGCAGCCAAACGGGAACTGGAAGAAGAAACCGGTTTGCGAGCCGACCAATGTCGGTTTGATCCGGATTTTCATTTTGACCTGCACTATCCGGTCACCTATCGCAAGCACCCAGGACAAACGTTCCAAAAACACGTGCGTTACTTTTTGGCCTTCGTTCCGCAAGTCGTTAAAATCAAACCGACGGAGCACGAACTGTCCCGTTGGTGGACTTGGTCTCCACCGCATCAAATCCAAACGCAAACCATCGACCCGCTGCTAGCCGCCGTCGCGACTCACCTTCAGACCTCGTAG
- a CDS encoding cytochrome c, with amino-acid sequence MLTLLVGSSVTVAQEQRARPPQFDTDEVSRVFFANPSDAFRGERPSLSSLRSAGVEKAIAEQQTASEDSGGSGTQWAKLISAPSLEDEIKRVKLRYDSVITTPGAFNGGGYQDARLNLSVLATLFAVITEHAEDVRWKTDAPVARDVLARTARNSAAGSTQVYNEAKLRKADLQDLVSGSSITSAQPPEETNEWSMIADRSPLMEYAEQLLDTLGDHTRDAATTQENLDAVKRESELLAMLGEVLVQEGMDDYDDPDYAELSRGMTSAASGIVRAIERQDWDGVRSSVGEVSQSCANCHEQYR; translated from the coding sequence ATGCTGACTCTTTTGGTTGGCTCATCCGTCACCGTCGCCCAAGAACAACGAGCCCGACCGCCGCAATTCGACACCGACGAAGTCTCGCGTGTCTTCTTTGCCAACCCATCCGACGCCTTTCGTGGCGAGCGTCCGTCGTTGTCTTCGTTGCGTTCGGCTGGCGTCGAAAAAGCCATCGCGGAACAACAAACTGCATCGGAAGACAGCGGTGGCAGTGGAACGCAGTGGGCCAAATTGATCTCGGCACCTTCCTTGGAAGATGAAATCAAACGGGTCAAGCTCCGCTACGATTCCGTCATCACCACCCCCGGTGCATTCAACGGCGGCGGTTACCAGGACGCTCGTTTGAACCTCTCCGTCTTGGCCACTTTGTTCGCCGTCATCACGGAACACGCGGAAGACGTGCGATGGAAAACCGATGCACCGGTCGCGCGAGACGTCTTGGCTCGCACCGCCCGCAACAGCGCCGCTGGATCGACCCAGGTCTACAACGAAGCCAAGTTACGCAAGGCCGATCTGCAGGATCTGGTCAGCGGTTCCAGCATCACGTCCGCTCAGCCACCCGAAGAGACCAACGAGTGGTCGATGATTGCCGATCGCTCGCCGTTGATGGAATACGCGGAGCAATTGCTGGACACACTGGGTGATCACACACGGGACGCTGCGACCACGCAAGAGAACTTGGATGCCGTGAAACGTGAATCCGAACTGTTGGCCATGTTAGGCGAAGTGTTGGTGCAAGAAGGGATGGATGACTACGACGACCCGGACTACGCCGAACTCAGTCGCGGAATGACCAGCGCCGCCAGCGGAATCGTACGAGCCATCGAACGCCAAGATTGGGACGGCGTGCGATCATCGGTCGGAGAAGTCTCGCAAAGCTGTGCGAATTGCCACGAGCAATATCGATAG
- a CDS encoding chloride channel protein — MNTIRKYLEAFGQSSGRWIVLATIVGVMAGLGAIVFDRLGRLVVRYVMVPLSGYAPMEAAGEEAVTLPPDSVFSPWMLVLVMTLGGLVSGMIVHFFAPEAEGSGADAVIDAFHNKRGKIRARIPWVKTIASAITLGTGGSGGREGPISQVSAGLGALLADRLNLSPRDRRILMAAGMGAGVGAIFKAPLAGAVFAAEILYSDADMEADVIVPSATASIVAYSLFTQSLPPEIRFLPLFGDTLHHTLTSPLELLPYSLLAVAVTLVGLVYVKLFYQTRDGFRKLPLWPHVKPAIGAALAGLVGIGLFRSLGNDANVLGVLGTGYGTLQVALTEASQLGIPMLLLIVFVKIATTALTIGSGGSGGVFGPSMVIGGCLGAAIGLGFQSLFPSVVTQPEAYAVVGTAGFFAGVARAPISTIIMVRALTGDFGLLVPTMLVTTLTFVMCSRWRLYHSQVPTRMDSKAHRGDFIIDVLEGLKVGDVFDPKRKVILIPEATTLDEIVHCLADNQQHYFPVIDHQKRIVGIFSDDDVRTYLFNDSIWRLAVAADVMTTKLVSVTPDDDLNTALKRFTSLNLEELPVIDADEPGKFLGMLRRKETISAYNRRLMEHKQTAAES; from the coding sequence GTGAACACGATCCGCAAGTATCTGGAAGCCTTCGGGCAATCCTCAGGACGGTGGATCGTGCTGGCAACCATTGTCGGAGTGATGGCGGGACTCGGTGCCATCGTCTTCGACCGCTTGGGACGTTTGGTGGTTCGCTACGTGATGGTTCCGCTTAGCGGCTACGCACCGATGGAGGCCGCTGGCGAAGAAGCCGTTACGCTTCCACCCGACAGTGTTTTCTCACCGTGGATGCTGGTCCTGGTGATGACGCTGGGCGGTTTGGTCAGCGGCATGATTGTGCACTTCTTTGCACCCGAAGCCGAAGGATCGGGGGCCGACGCGGTCATCGATGCCTTTCACAACAAACGCGGCAAAATCCGGGCTCGCATCCCCTGGGTCAAAACCATCGCCTCCGCAATCACGTTGGGCACTGGGGGATCCGGTGGTCGCGAAGGCCCGATTTCGCAAGTCAGCGCTGGATTGGGGGCATTGCTGGCCGATCGTTTGAATTTGTCCCCTCGTGATCGCAGGATTTTGATGGCCGCCGGCATGGGCGCTGGCGTCGGAGCGATCTTCAAAGCCCCTTTAGCGGGCGCCGTGTTCGCAGCCGAAATCCTTTACAGCGACGCGGACATGGAAGCCGACGTGATCGTGCCGTCCGCCACCGCATCGATCGTTGCGTACAGTCTGTTCACTCAGTCATTGCCGCCGGAAATTCGGTTCCTCCCGTTATTCGGTGACACGCTTCATCACACGTTGACGTCGCCGCTGGAGCTATTGCCCTACAGCTTGTTGGCGGTGGCCGTGACCCTAGTCGGCCTGGTCTACGTCAAACTGTTTTATCAAACCCGAGACGGGTTTCGGAAATTGCCGTTGTGGCCGCACGTCAAACCCGCCATCGGTGCCGCACTCGCGGGCCTGGTCGGGATCGGGCTGTTTCGATCGCTCGGCAACGACGCCAATGTTTTGGGTGTGCTTGGAACCGGCTATGGAACACTGCAAGTTGCATTGACGGAAGCGTCCCAGTTGGGCATCCCGATGTTGCTGTTGATTGTGTTCGTCAAGATCGCGACGACCGCATTGACCATCGGATCCGGAGGCTCGGGCGGTGTGTTCGGTCCCTCGATGGTCATCGGCGGATGCTTGGGTGCCGCGATCGGTCTCGGTTTTCAAAGCCTGTTTCCGAGTGTCGTCACACAACCCGAAGCCTACGCCGTCGTTGGCACCGCGGGCTTCTTCGCCGGCGTCGCGCGAGCTCCCATTTCGACGATCATCATGGTGCGTGCCTTGACCGGCGACTTCGGTCTGCTGGTACCGACGATGCTCGTGACCACGTTGACCTTTGTGATGTGCAGTCGATGGCGTCTGTATCACTCGCAAGTCCCCACGCGAATGGATTCGAAAGCTCACCGAGGTGACTTCATCATTGACGTTTTGGAAGGCCTCAAAGTCGGTGACGTTTTTGACCCCAAACGCAAAGTCATCCTGATCCCGGAAGCCACCACGCTGGATGAAATTGTGCACTGCTTGGCCGACAACCAACAGCACTACTTCCCCGTCATCGATCATCAAAAACGGATTGTCGGCATTTTCAGCGACGACGACGTTCGGACGTATCTGTTCAACGATTCCATCTGGCGACTCGCCGTCGCTGCCGACGTGATGACCACCAAACTGGTCAGCGTCACACCAGACGACGATCTCAACACCGCGCTCAAACGATTTACCTCGCTCAACCTGGAAGAGCTTCCCGTGATCGACGCGGACGAACCTGGCAAATTCTTAGGCATGCTGCGACGCAAAGAAACGATCTCCGCCTACAACCGCCGTTTGATGGAACACAAACAAACCGCCGCCGAGTCCTAA
- a CDS encoding LysR family transcriptional regulator, with amino-acid sequence MDIDQLKYFQSVAETKSFTEAAARMNLSQPALSRSIQRLEEEFGQPFFERKPRCVELTDAGLLFQRSATQILRIVEDAKAEISDDGETGKIRVGAIPTIAPYFLPDLLRQFSDEFPRSHLIVHENTTDELLKRIKQGEIDLAILAEPITEKYVEVKPLLEEELYLLLPPQHALCEKKQIRLEDVEEESFVMLDEAHCLSENIHSFCRQRSILPVAVERANQLATVQELVSLSHGISMIPAMARRLDRSKRRVYRSFTKPRPSRTLICVTNPYRFQSRLFREFRERLCSYARSFGEG; translated from the coding sequence ATGGACATTGATCAACTGAAGTATTTCCAGAGCGTCGCGGAAACGAAAAGCTTCACGGAAGCAGCGGCGCGGATGAACTTGTCGCAACCCGCGCTCAGTCGATCGATCCAGCGGCTGGAAGAAGAATTTGGGCAACCGTTTTTTGAACGCAAACCGCGATGCGTCGAGCTCACCGATGCGGGGTTGCTGTTCCAACGCAGCGCGACACAAATTTTGCGGATCGTCGAAGACGCCAAAGCGGAAATCTCAGACGACGGCGAAACGGGCAAGATACGCGTGGGTGCGATTCCGACGATCGCTCCGTATTTCTTACCGGATCTCTTGCGACAATTCTCGGATGAGTTTCCCCGCTCTCATTTGATCGTGCACGAGAACACGACCGATGAACTGCTGAAACGGATCAAACAGGGCGAAATTGACTTGGCGATTCTGGCGGAACCCATCACGGAGAAATACGTGGAGGTGAAGCCGTTGTTGGAAGAGGAATTGTATCTGTTGCTGCCACCTCAACATGCTCTTTGTGAAAAGAAGCAGATTCGGTTGGAGGATGTGGAAGAGGAGTCGTTTGTGATGCTCGACGAAGCACACTGTTTATCGGAGAACATTCATTCGTTCTGTCGTCAACGTTCGATCTTGCCGGTTGCGGTGGAGCGAGCGAACCAATTGGCCACGGTCCAAGAATTGGTGTCGTTGTCACATGGCATTTCGATGATCCCCGCCATGGCGCGTCGGCTGGATCGCAGCAAACGACGGGTGTACCGTTCGTTCACGAAGCCGCGACCGTCTCGAACGTTGATCTGCGTCACGAACCCGTACCGGTTTCAAAGCCGTCTGTTTCGCGAATTTCGTGAACGGTTGTGTTCGTACGCTAGATCATTCGGCGAGGGGTGA